A genomic window from Lotus japonicus ecotype B-129 chromosome 1, LjGifu_v1.2 includes:
- the LOC130731217 gene encoding sugar transporter ERD6-like 5, with protein sequence MMVKTSEISIPLVFNDEEQQQQRPFTATLTLSTLVAVLGSYAFGAAIGYSSPTQSAIMPDLNLTVAQFSIFGSILTIGAMIGAIVSGKVADYAGRRVAMGFSQLFCILGWLVITFSKVAWWLYVGRLLVGCGIGLLSYVVPVYVAEITPKNLRGGFTTMHQLMICCGMSLTYLIGAFVNWRILALIGAIPCFAQLLSLPFIPDSPRWLAKVGHLKESDSALQRLRGKNADVHQEAAEIRDYTETLQRQTEASIIGLFQWKYMTSLTIGVGLMILQQFGGINGIVFYANSIFVSAGFSESIGTIAMVAVKIPVTVLGVLLMDKSGRRPLLLLSAAGTCLGCFLAALAFLLQGLHEWKGVSPILALVGVLVYVGSYSLGMGAIPWVIMSEIFPINVKGSAGSLVTFFNWLCSWIVSYAFNFLMSWSSTGTFFIFSSICGFTVLFVAKLVPETKGRTLEEIQASLSSHSTKRLI encoded by the exons ATGATGGTGAAAACCAGCGAAATTTCAATTCCTCTGGTGTTCAATgatgaagaacaacaacaacagaggCCATTCACAGCTACACTCACACTCAGCACCCTCGTCGCTGTTCTTGGTTCTTACGCTTTTGGTGCTGCT ATTGGATATTCATCACCTACTCAATCTGCAATCATGCCTGACCTCAATCTCACCGTGGCACAG ttttcaatttttggttcAATACTCACCATTGGAGCTATGATTGGTGCCATTGTCAGTGGTAAAGTAGCAGATTATGCAGGTCGTCGAGTC GCCATGGGATTCTCTCAGCTATTCTGCATCTTGGGATGGCTTGTCATAACATTCTCAAAG GTTGCTTGGTGGCTTTACGTTGGAAGATTGTTGGTAGGATGTGGGATTGGCCTGCTATCTTATGTG GTTCCAGTTTATGTAGCAGAAATAACACCAAAGAACCTTAGAGGGGGATTCACCACAATGCATCAA TTAATGATTTGTTGTGGGATGTCGCTAACTTATCTTATTGGAGCATTTGTGAATTGGAGGATTTTGGCTCTAATAG GGGCCATTCCATGCTTTGCACAGCTTCTGAGTCTTCCCTTCATCCCTGATTCTCCTAGGTGGCTG GCAAAGGTTGGACACTTGAAAGAGAGTGATTCTGCTTTACAGCGTCTTAGGGGCAAGAATGCTGACGTTCATCAAGAGGCCGCTGAGATTAGA GATTATACAGAAACCCTTCAGCGGCAAACAGAAGCTAGCATTATTGGCTTATTTCAATGGAAGTATATGACGTCGCTTACT ATAGGAGTCGGCTTGATGATACTGCAACAGTTTGGGGGGATTAATGGCATTGTCTTTTATGCAAATTCTATATTTGTCTCTGCTG GCTTTTCAGAGAGTATTGGAACAATAGCAATGGTTGCTGTTAAG ATCCCAGTGACAGTTTTAGGAGTACTTTTAATGGATAAATCTGGAAGACGACCACTTTTATTG TTGTCTGCAGCGGGAACTTGCTTAGGATGCTTCCTCGCAGCCTTAGCCTTCCTTTTGCAG GGCTTACATGAATGGAAGGGAGTCAGTCCTATTCTGGCGCTAGTTGGTGTACTG GTATACGTAGGATCTTACTCGCTAGGAATGGGAGCAATTCCCTGGGTTATAATGTCTGAG ATATTTCCCATTAACGTGAAGGGTTCTGCTGGAAGCCTAGTAACCTTTTTTAACTGGTTGTGTTCTTGGATTGTATCCTATGCTTTTAACTTTCTCATGAGTTGGAGTTCAACAG GTactttcttcattttttctaGCATATGTGGCTTCACTGTTCTATTCGTAGCAAAACTAGTACCAGAGACCAAGGGGCGAACACTAGAAGAAATTCAAGCTTCTCTGAGTTCACATTCAACaaaaagattaatttga
- the LOC130731219 gene encoding uncharacterized protein LOC130731219 gives MAAAIARGGGGSGGGGSRGGGGFVPHSGAGAGAGAGEESSSQEHGRNGSSSSMAGGCKSLLLSLILAIFVTSILSNSRVCPSNISGFQPGEVFMIRNIANLVPVMKNGSLECNVALEFAVTTLEVNKVLQLGWSASNFYFGVRC, from the exons ATGGCCGCCGCCATCGCTCGTGGTGGAGGTGGAAGTGGAGGAGGTGGTTCCCGTGGCGGAGGAGGGTTTGTACCCCACAGCGGAGCAGGCGCAGGCGCAGGAGCAGGTGAAGAATCTTCCTCTCAGGAGCACGGGAGGAATGGTTCAAGTTCAAGCATGGCTGGTGGATGCAAGAGTTTGCTACTGTCTCTAATACTTGCCATCTTTGTCACAAGCATACTCTCAA ACTCTAGGGTATGCCCCTCTAACATATCAGGATTCCAACCTGGAGAAGTATTCATGATACGTAACATCGCCAATCTTGTACCTGTGATGAAG AATGGATCATTAGAGTGTAATGTTGCTCTTGAGTTTGCAGTAACTACTCTTGAG GTGAATAAGGTGCTTCAGTTGGGCTGGTCTgcttcaaatttttattttggggTCAGATGTTAA